From Macrobrachium rosenbergii isolate ZJJX-2024 chromosome 22, ASM4041242v1, whole genome shotgun sequence, the proteins below share one genomic window:
- the LOC136850370 gene encoding zwei Ig domain protein zig-8-like: MSTSLPVPPDTERLPTILRDNRGREDAYDYLELSSQSPEEPVRPLIPMAATGATGTFVLPSQPVFDDAAPRNVAAVRGNSAYLHCIVHNLANKSVSWIRQRDLHILTVGRYTYTTDGRYQVIHSRLSADWILKIKYAQERDSGVYECQVSTKPIKSYAVRLHVFTAPRATIIGSPDMHVNKGSTVNLTCVITHSPEPPEFIHWKHNGIELSYDSPQGWYHNGHGTGNTTTGYLLMKEARASDTGNYTCAPSNTSPSDLRLHVLDGELPAAMQTNSAPVASLMTTGSGFVLLTLLSALSTAASQELLFAATGGGVPGES, from the exons ATGTCCACCTCCCTCCCCGTCCCACCAGACACTGAACGTCTACCAACGATCCTCCGTGATAACAGAGGACGCGAAGACGCCTACGACTATCTGGAACTCAGCAGCCAGAGTCCAGAGGAACCTGTACGGCCTCTCATTCCCATGGCAGCCACAGGAGCCACTGGGACATTTGTCCTGCCGTCGCAACCGGTGTTCGACGACGCGGCGCCAAGGAATGTCGCCGCCGTCAGGGGAAACTCTGCCTACCTCCACTGCATCGTCCACAACTTGGCGAATAAGAGT GTTTCTTGGATACGTCAAAGGGACCTCCATATCCTAACGGTCGGTCGATACACGTACACGACGGACGGTCGATACCAGGTCATACACTCGAGACTTTCGGCCGACTGGATACTGAAAATCAAATACGCCCAAGAGCGTGACTCGGGTGTCTACGAGTGCCAGGTGTCGACGAAGCCCATTAAGTCCTACGCGGTCCGTCTCCACGTTTTCA CCGCCCCTCGAGCGACGATCATCGGGTCTCCAGATATGCACGTGAACAAGGGGTCAACTGTCAACCTGACCTGCGTCATCACTCACAGCCCAGAACCTCCGGAATTCATTCACTGGAAACACAACGGAATT GAGTTGAGCTATGATTCCCCTCAAGGGTGGTATCACAATGGTCACGGAACGGGGAACACTACCACGGGGTATCTGCTTATGAAG GAAGCGCGGGCATCTGACACAGGTAACTACACCTGTGCTCCTTCCAACACGTCGCCATCTGATTTACGCTTACACGTCCTCGACG GCGAACTGCCGGCGGCCATGCAGACAAATTCTGCTCCTGTCGCGTCATTGATGACTACAGGATCCGGCTTCGTTTTACTAACTCTCCTAAGTGCGCTGTCCACTGCAGCGTCGCAGGAACTCCTTTTCGCAGCGACTGGTGGTGGTGTCCCCGGGGAATCCTGA